The genomic interval AACAAACTTGCCTTATTAACAAAACAGCTGTTTGTCAACATATTACATTCTATGCACAATAATATAAAGTTAAAAATATTGTCCGGAAACGGACACTTTTTGTACGCTTCCGGACAAAGAAAAACACCTTTCACATAAAAAAAGCCACTTCCTAATCGGAAGCAGCTTTTTGATATACATCTTCATTTTACAAATTATACTTTCACCTATTATTTCAGTGAAAGCCACAAACACGTTACTCGATTTTTATCAGTTCTACCTCAAAAATAAGCGGTGTATACGGAGGTATACTGCGGCTGCCATTAGTCCCATAGGCCAGAGAAGAAGGCATCATCAGGGTAGCTTTCTGTCCTACTTTCATTAAAGTTATACCCTCTTCAAAACCCTTAATAGATCCCTGGCTTCCAATGGTGAAAACAAAAGGGGTATTAGCTGCCGACTCATCAAATTTACTGCCGTTTAGAAAATAGCCTTTATATGTTACACTAACCTTTTCTCCTCCTTTAGGAGTAACCGCACCAGAAACTGAAGTTGTATCGGTAAAAGCAAAATACAAACCTGATGTTCTGGCTACTACACTATCAATAGTGTTTTCCTCAATATAACGTTTCAATGCTCCATCTTCAGTCAATACATCTTGCAGATGCAAATCAAATTGCAGCACTGAATAAGCCGGAATTTTGTCATAAGCTGCATTGCCATAAGCCAGGTAGGAGGGCACAAAAATAGTAGCTTTTTCTCCTTTGCGCATCAGGCTCACCCCTTTGTTAAATCCATAAATGATCGAATTATTATTCAATCCAAAAATAAGAGGTTTATTAGTTTTCGTATCAGAACTGTCGAATATGGCTCCATTCAGCACACGGCCTACATAATGCACATATACCTGGTCGCCGGTTTTAGGCTCTGTGTTAGTAGGATATTCTTCTGTTTTATCAATATACAAGCCATCGGGTTGCCTTTCTGCATTAATATCTGTGTGAGATTCGAGATATTGCCTGATCTGCTCGTCATTTTCTTTTGCCTTCCGCTCATCTGTGGTTTCTCCTTGTTTGAAACATCCCTGCATCATCAACATCAGGGCAAAAACGCCCATCAAAAAATTAGTTTTTTTCATTCGTACGTAAAAGATATAGTAGATAAAGTGATAATTGTTAATTCTTGGATTCTGTTAAAACAGCGCCGGAACATTGCAAGTTAGTGCCTATTTACAGCTAAACCAAGTCTACCTGCATGACCCCTGATTGTTTAATTTGGTTGCATCCAAGCAAAATTGAATGGTTATTTATTATATAGTTATAAATGTGAAAAGCTTTTTTGCAAAGTGGATGAACACTTAAAAAACTTTCATTCTATATGCTTTGTTGCTTGTATTGAATTTTATTTCCGGCATATTCCAAATCTATTACCAACAACTAATTAAGAAACAACCAATAACGATATAGTATTACCTATGCCTAACGATTATTTTCAATTTAAGGAATTCCGCATTAACCAGAGCCGCTGTGCCATGAAAGTATGTACAGATTCCTGCATACTGGGCGCTTATACACCGGTTGAAGGAGCTGCCCATATGCTAGATATTGGCACTGGCACCGGATTATTGGCACTCATGCTGGCACAACGAAGCAAAGCTCACATTGATGCTGTAGAAATAGATAAATCTGCTTATGAGCAGGCTACCGAAAATATATTGGAAAGCCCCTTTAGTAGTCAGATCCGAGTAATTCATTCCAGTATACAGGCTTTTACGATGCGTCCGCAGCAAAAATATGAACTGATTATATCTAATCCTCCTTTCTTCGCCAACCATTTGAAGCGTAAGGAAACCCGGCAGAATGTGGCTTTGCACAGCGAATCTCTGGGCTTATCAGAACTGGCTGTACTTGTCTCCTACCTGCTGGAAAAGCATGGGAAGTTTATAGTAATGCTGCCCAGGCATGAGATGAGTTTGTTGGAAGAGGCTGCCAGAGAAGTAAAACTATTTCCTTCTGAAAAACTATATATAGCTGAAAAGCAGGAAGGCAAATTGTTACGGATTATCAGCACATTTTCCTTTACAGAAACACATCCTGAAGAAAAGGATTTGTTCATCAAAAATGAGTCTGGCACCTATACACAAGATTTTATCGGCCTTCTTCAACCTTATTACTTGTATATGTAAAATTTTGCAAGCTCTCTGTCTGGTTACTCATTTTAGGAGATTAGGTTTACAGAATTTCAGGAGTAGAAATCATCAGGCGATAAATAAAAAGTGAAAAGAACAGAAAATTACTATAATAAAAATTGGAGCAAAGCCTTCATACTTTGTTTTCGTCGGGATTTACTTGTACATTTGCCTGTATTATACATACTTAAATCCAAACTATTTTTCATCATTTAAACCGTTTGCAAGTGGATTTATTTGAAAAATTATTATCAGACAGAGGTCCTTTGGGGCAATACTCAAAAGTGGCTCATGGATATTTTGCTTTTCCTAAACTGGAAGGAGAAATTGGCCCTCACATGAAATTCAGAGGGAAAGACGTGTTAAACTGGAGCCTGAACAATTATATTGGTTTAGCCAATCATCCGGAGGTGCGCAAAGCGGATGCAGATGCAGCAGAAAGATGGGGGCTTGGTTATCCGATGGGTGCCAGAATGATGTCGGGAGAAACCAGTATGCACGAAAAACTGGAAGCTGAACTATCCAGCTTTGTGAAGAAAGAAGATACCATGCTGATGAATTATGGGTATCAGGGAATTATGTCGGTGATAGATGCCCTGATTGACCGCCATGATGTAATTGTATATGATAGCGAATCGCATGCTTGTATTATTGATGGCGTACGCCTGCATATGGGCAAACGTTTTGTATATCCACATAACGATATTGCCGGTCTGGAAAAACAACTGGGAAGGGCTACTAAATTAGCCGCTGAAACCGGTGGCGCTATTCTGGTCATTACTGAAGGCGTATTCGGCATGTCGGGCGATATGGGTAAACTGAAAGAAATCATTGAACTGAAGCAAAAATTCAGTTTCCGCCTCCTGGTGGATGATGCCCACGGATTTGGAACGATGGGAGAAACTGGTGCCGGCGTAGGTGAAGCACAAGAAGCTCAGGATGGAATTGACCTGTATTTTTCCACCTTTGCTAAATCGATGGCCAGCATTGGAGCTTTCGTTTCCGGTGAAAAACAAGTAATAGAATTTTTGCGGTATAATACTCGTTCTCAGGTATTTGCCAAAGCCTTACCTATGCCCTTAGTGGTAGGCGCCTTAAAAAGGCTTGAACTTTTGCGTGGCAAACCCGAATTGCGGGAAAAGCTGTGGGTAATTGTGAAAGCTTTACAAAGCGGACTGCGGGAAAGAGGCTTTAATATTGGAAAAACACAATCCCCGGTAACACCCGTATTTTTGAGCGGCGGACCAGTAGAAGCACATAACCTGATTATTGACCTGCGGGAAAATTATAGCATTTTCTGTTCAGTAGTAATCTACCCGGTTGTACCAAAAGGGGTCATTTTGCTCCGGCTGATCCCTACAGCTGTACACACCCTGGCAGATGTGAATCGCACCCTGGATGCCTTTGATGCAGTATCAGATAAGCTTAAATCGGGCGTTTATGCAGCCGGTGCATTGCCCATAATGGCTTAAATATCGGAATTGTAGACAAAAATGCCTGTAAAACGTGATTTTCTAGCAAAAAATCACGTTTTTTTTATATACAAATTTGTGCGTGTTATTTTAATTATTATATTCGGGCAATGTTAAATCATATTCTTAACCTTAAAAACTATACGAATGAAAAGATTTGATGAAATAAGAGACCTAGTGATGTCATTAGAGGGAGACTTCGAAAAATTTTATGACAAGGGTAACCAGGCCGCCGGAACGAGAGTAAGGAAAGGAATGCAAGATCTTAAGAACCTCGCCCAGGATATCCGGGTACAAGTACAAAACACGAAAAATACTACCACAGCTGCTAAGGATGCCCCTGCTAAAAAGGCGCCTGCTGCTAAAAAAGCCCCTGCTAAGAAAGCGGCTGCTAAAAAGTAATTTTCCAACCTTTCTTTATAAAAAAGTGCCCGGCAAAAGGCACTTTTTTTATTAGTAGCTCCTGGTAGAGGAATTCTCTAAAACCAACAGCGTAGGCAGATACTAGTTAATGATCCCTTCTTAAAAACTTTTCGCCACACTTACCGGCTGGAAAACAGGTTCAAATTCCATTAAGGCAGCTGTTATCTTAGCTATGAGTGGCTCGGAAGCTGGTGCCAATGGCAAACGTACTTCATTCCGGCAAATACCCATTTGTTGCAATACCTGCTTCAACCCTACCGGATTCCCTTCTTCATACATAAGCGGATTGATAGCTAAAAAGCGGAATAAGTGCCTGCTTGCACTTTCCAGCTGGTGATCCAGGGCTTCGTTCACCATTTGTGTAAATATAGCTGGAAACGCATTAGCCAGTACAGATATAACCCCAATAGCTCCAAAAGACACCATTGGTAAGGTCAACAGGTCATCGCCTGAAATTAACAAAAAGTCTGAGGGCTTATTTTTGGCTATCTCCATACACTGAATTAAATCTCCCGATGCTTCCTTAATACCGATAATATTCGGATGGGTAGCAAGTTTCAAAGTAGTAGTTGCCGTAACATTAGACTGGGTTCTGCCAGGTACATTATATAGTACGACCGGAACCGGGCAGGCATCAGCTATAGAAACATAATGTTCGTAAATGCCTCTCTGGGAAGGTTTATTATAATACGGACTTACAGAAAGTACAGCATCAACGCCTTGCCAGTCGGTTTGGTGTATTTGTTCCAGAACTTCTCTGGTGTTATTACCGCCCAGGCCATACATAATGGGCAAGCGTTTGGGATTATTTGCTTTTACAAAAGCCAGTATATCTTTCTTTTCAGCTTCATTTAGAGTAGCTGATTCGCCTGTGGTTCCCAACACAACCAGATAATCAACTACTCCCTGTGAAACATGTTCGAGCAGGCGTCTCATGGCTCCAAAATCTATCTCCCCATTCGCCTGAAATGGCGTAATTAAGGCTACTCCTGTTCCTAAAAATTTACTTCTCATCTGTACATTATATTGATTTTACTTTATTTCCTCCAGTACAATACTATCTGTTGCACATTATGCCCGGCCACCCTGCTTTTTTATTTTTCCGGCATATCCTTCCTGTAGAGTTAATGCTTGTGTATACTGCAACAACTGATCGATGGCCTCTGATAATAATTGTTCTGGCTGAGGTTTCATCATAAACTCAAAACATTCCGGCTTCTCTTCCTGCGATAATCCAATCCGGTACCTGGCTTTACTCTGCAACAAAATATAATCGAAAGGCAAAAATGGCTGTCGCAGGATACAAAATAAATAATCAAATCTGTTTTCCATAAACCGGCTCACTTTATCGCTTTTGATGTTGCCAGTAGCTGAAATCTGCTCTTTGGTAAAATAATCGAAGTTGAAATCATAACCAGTACTCTGCATCTGCTCAAAATAGGTAAGTGCTTTTATATGCTTACCTTCATTTGTTAACCGTTTTACCAGCTGATTAAAAACCTGGTATTCATTTTCTTCTCCTCTGAATAATAATCCTATATTTTTTGCCTGACTATACTCCATCATCTCCCGGGCTACCGTATTCTGCTGCGAAGCCTGCTTATTTTTAATATTTAAAAAAAATGACTGTATTCTCTTCTGCATTGTTTAAGAAATTACTGACTTACAGGATTATTGTATTACAGGCTGATTAAATATACGATCGGACAAATAAAAATTGACATTAAGTACAATCTGCAATATGGTCATCAAACAATGTATTCTTTAAGCGTTTCAGTAAGTCAGTAGTGTGAATATTCATCTATCATTATTTAAAACGCTTGTTCGGTTAATCAAGAAAATATAGTTACACCTGATTTTGAACTTTCTCCGGTTTCGATTGCCTTGCTTATTACCGTCCTGCAAATAATCAATCCTACACTTCTCAATATACAGTTTATTTTCAGAGCTTTCAAAAGAGCTGCCCTTTCTATCAATCCATTCTATAATAGCTGGTCAATTAAGTAGATTTTCCAGGATTGATAACCAAATTAGAATTTAAAGTTATGGAAAGCGTGTAAAATTACCTATTTCCAGGTATTTTATTCTTAACCAGAAAATATAACATTTGTATAAATCTCTTGACAGCAAGAAGAAGAATGCTGGAAAATAACTAATTAAAAGTTGTTTTTTGGGCTGAATTTTACCTTTTGATGTCTATCAATAAAATTATTTATACATTTGCATGGTTATTGTGATAAAATTACTTTAATAAATTCAATTCTTTTCCCCTTACAAACCTACATTTTTGAACGATCGCTACACCCTGTTTTATTTACTTCGCCTCTACAGGCATTAAAAGATATTATGAAACAATTTCTGACAAACACCCATGGCTTTGTTGTAGGATGTTTGTGTTTTATATGGCTATTTCTGTTTCCTTTTTTGCTACTAGCCAAAGAACATATACAAACTGTATTGCCTTCTCCAGAACAAGATGGCTGTTGTCTTATCTCTTTATCTTCAGCCTTTGTTCCGGTAATACAAGTGTTTGCCCATTTTCCAGCTCAGGTACCGGTATTTTCATCAATAAATTCTCTTACTGAACATATACAGGTGTTGTTTTATGGTTTTATCATTGCCATGATCCTGTACCAGCTGTTGCTATATTTTTACATGCAGAACAAAAAAAGGCTTCATCTATATTCTACTATCTATATTGCTGCTTCCGGATTATTTACATGGATCTACACTGGTCCGTTTTCCACATTTCAGGTATCCGGCTCTGTTTCTTTTGCTTACCAGTTTGGCGCAGTATTTACAGCCATCTGGCTGGCAAGTGCCGCTTTTTTGCTTAGAAGCCTTTTTACCTCCAATGAAGATAAATCGTTTTTTACTCAGGTAATCGAAAAAATGCCTATTGCTGCATTAGTACTGGCAGCACTAACTTTTTTACCATCTCCACTTGGTGGCATAGCAGGTATTGTATTGAGTAGTTTTTTTGGTTTTGCCTCCCTGGGTACTCTTTACCGGCAGCATCAGGCTGGCAATTTTGCTGGGAGATATTTATTCATAGTATGGCCTTTTCTGTTAGTATGTAAACTGGCTTTGCAGGTAATTACCCTGGGATGGCTTATTCCACATGAGAGCGTAATATATGGAATAATGCTTACTTCTATGGCTTCTATTGTTTTATTGCCTTTGCTGGAAGCTCGAAACCTGAATCAAATGCAAAGCGCTCAGGAACTGGTTCAGAAAGAAATTTTGCAAGCTGAACAATCCAGGCGGTTTAAAGATCAGTTCCTGGCCAATACCAGCCATGAGATACGCACCCCCATGAATGCCATTGTTGGCTTTACCCGTTTGCTGGAACAATCAGTACTGGCTACCACTCAGCGGGAATATGTGCGTTATATTAAAGATTCGGCCAACAACCTGCTGGTAATTATTAACGACATACTCGATTTTTCTAAAATAGAATCAGGCAAGATTACCTTCGAACGCGTAAATATCCACCTGGATCAATTGTGCCGGTCGGTAATAGAAACATTGCGGTTCAGAATGGAGGAAAAGAAACTGCAGGTAAGTTATCATATTGATAAAAAAATTCCCGAACTGTTCTTAGGCGATCCGGTCCGGTTGAACCAGATTTTACTAAACTTATTTTCTAACGCTATTAAATTCACCGAAGAAGGCAGTGTACATCTGAAAGCACAACTTCTTCATCAGACAGAAACGCAGATACAGGTATTATTTGAGGTAACAGATACAGGAATTGGCATTGCTGAAGATAAGCTACATCTGATATTTGAAAGCTTTTCACAGGCCAACGACCATACTACCCGCAGATACGGCGGTACTGGGCTTGGGCTTACTATTGTTAAACAGCTCGTAGAATTGCAGGGGGGCACCATACAGGTAAAAAGCCGGCTACATGAAGGATCAACATTTTCAGTAATTATGCCATTTGATAAAGGAATGTACAATACACACGTTCAGGCAAGAAATTATACGGCAGCCGGTGCTATTCCGGAAAACCTGACCATCTTGTTGCTGGAAGATAATCCAATTAATCAGGTACTGGCGGTAAATACCTTACAGAAATGGCTGCCTACTATCCAAATTGATATTGGAAATAATGGAAAAGAAGGCATTGAGAAACTGGCTATAAAAGACTACCACCTGTTACTGGTAGATATACAGATGCCGGAAATGGAT from Rhodocytophaga rosea carries:
- a CDS encoding tRNA1(Val) (adenine(37)-N6)-methyltransferase; protein product: MPNDYFQFKEFRINQSRCAMKVCTDSCILGAYTPVEGAAHMLDIGTGTGLLALMLAQRSKAHIDAVEIDKSAYEQATENILESPFSSQIRVIHSSIQAFTMRPQQKYELIISNPPFFANHLKRKETRQNVALHSESLGLSELAVLVSYLLEKHGKFIVMLPRHEMSLLEEAAREVKLFPSEKLYIAEKQEGKLLRIISTFSFTETHPEEKDLFIKNESGTYTQDFIGLLQPYYLYM
- a CDS encoding aminotransferase class I/II-fold pyridoxal phosphate-dependent enzyme, translating into MDLFEKLLSDRGPLGQYSKVAHGYFAFPKLEGEIGPHMKFRGKDVLNWSLNNYIGLANHPEVRKADADAAERWGLGYPMGARMMSGETSMHEKLEAELSSFVKKEDTMLMNYGYQGIMSVIDALIDRHDVIVYDSESHACIIDGVRLHMGKRFVYPHNDIAGLEKQLGRATKLAAETGGAILVITEGVFGMSGDMGKLKEIIELKQKFSFRLLVDDAHGFGTMGETGAGVGEAQEAQDGIDLYFSTFAKSMASIGAFVSGEKQVIEFLRYNTRSQVFAKALPMPLVVGALKRLELLRGKPELREKLWVIVKALQSGLRERGFNIGKTQSPVTPVFLSGGPVEAHNLIIDLRENYSIFCSVVIYPVVPKGVILLRLIPTAVHTLADVNRTLDAFDAVSDKLKSGVYAAGALPIMA
- a CDS encoding ATP-binding protein, which encodes MKQFLTNTHGFVVGCLCFIWLFLFPFLLLAKEHIQTVLPSPEQDGCCLISLSSAFVPVIQVFAHFPAQVPVFSSINSLTEHIQVLFYGFIIAMILYQLLLYFYMQNKKRLHLYSTIYIAASGLFTWIYTGPFSTFQVSGSVSFAYQFGAVFTAIWLASAAFLLRSLFTSNEDKSFFTQVIEKMPIAALVLAALTFLPSPLGGIAGIVLSSFFGFASLGTLYRQHQAGNFAGRYLFIVWPFLLVCKLALQVITLGWLIPHESVIYGIMLTSMASIVLLPLLEARNLNQMQSAQELVQKEILQAEQSRRFKDQFLANTSHEIRTPMNAIVGFTRLLEQSVLATTQREYVRYIKDSANNLLVIINDILDFSKIESGKITFERVNIHLDQLCRSVIETLRFRMEEKKLQVSYHIDKKIPELFLGDPVRLNQILLNLFSNAIKFTEEGSVHLKAQLLHQTETQIQVLFEVTDTGIGIAEDKLHLIFESFSQANDHTTRRYGGTGLGLTIVKQLVELQGGTIQVKSRLHEGSTFSVIMPFDKGMYNTHVQARNYTAAGAIPENLTILLLEDNPINQVLAVNTLQKWLPTIQIDIGNNGKEGIEKLAIKDYHLLLVDIQMPEMDGFATTQYIRSTMPAPKNAIPIIALTAGALKSDEEQALAAGMDDFISKPFDAEVLFTKIRRLLAGKDVPVPAEQQQISPRNKFEISHVQKAGLNDPEFMVQLMNMFLEKTPEALQQMESSAQSQNWKQVGFIAHRIKSVFVCMGLSHLQHELWQIEQAAVNEVHTEYIPDKIKQLHDGCKEAFVQITQERNKLVNNLS
- the dapA gene encoding 4-hydroxy-tetrahydrodipicolinate synthase is translated as MRSKFLGTGVALITPFQANGEIDFGAMRRLLEHVSQGVVDYLVVLGTTGESATLNEAEKKDILAFVKANNPKRLPIMYGLGGNNTREVLEQIHQTDWQGVDAVLSVSPYYNKPSQRGIYEHYVSIADACPVPVVLYNVPGRTQSNVTATTTLKLATHPNIIGIKEASGDLIQCMEIAKNKPSDFLLISGDDLLTLPMVSFGAIGVISVLANAFPAIFTQMVNEALDHQLESASRHLFRFLAINPLMYEEGNPVGLKQVLQQMGICRNEVRLPLAPASEPLIAKITAALMEFEPVFQPVSVAKSF
- a CDS encoding DUF6913 domain-containing protein; translated protein: MQKRIQSFFLNIKNKQASQQNTVAREMMEYSQAKNIGLLFRGEENEYQVFNQLVKRLTNEGKHIKALTYFEQMQSTGYDFNFDYFTKEQISATGNIKSDKVSRFMENRFDYLFCILRQPFLPFDYILLQSKARYRIGLSQEEKPECFEFMMKPQPEQLLSEAIDQLLQYTQALTLQEGYAGKIKKQGGRA
- a CDS encoding FKBP-type peptidyl-prolyl cis-trans isomerase, producing the protein MKKTNFLMGVFALMLMMQGCFKQGETTDERKAKENDEQIRQYLESHTDINAERQPDGLYIDKTEEYPTNTEPKTGDQVYVHYVGRVLNGAIFDSSDTKTNKPLIFGLNNNSIIYGFNKGVSLMRKGEKATIFVPSYLAYGNAAYDKIPAYSVLQFDLHLQDVLTEDGALKRYIEENTIDSVVARTSGLYFAFTDTTSVSGAVTPKGGEKVSVTYKGYFLNGSKFDESAANTPFVFTIGSQGSIKGFEEGITLMKVGQKATLMMPSSLAYGTNGSRSIPPYTPLIFEVELIKIE